In Helianthus annuus cultivar XRQ/B chromosome 9, HanXRQr2.0-SUNRISE, whole genome shotgun sequence, the following are encoded in one genomic region:
- the LOC110878868 gene encoding protein RTE1-HOMOLOG isoform X1: MDLDTEPKAMMIKHDHVPNSLQIDPTRARFPCCIVWTPLPVISWLLPFIGHVGVGREDGVIVDFAGPNFVSVDNFAFGPVARYMQITKEKCFTPQHPSGAYRTEEEYRLVESGRSHYSWDEALKKTTQEYQKQTYSVLTCNCHSFLANHLNRLESQASGWNVVNVAALIMFKGKWVNTPSMVRSYLPFMVVLFMGITFGGANFLTFLAFVVFLLFGWYLCGTYYFKNIIQL, encoded by the exons ATGGACTTGGACACAGAGCCTAAAGCTATGATGATTAAGCATGATCATGTTCCAAATAGCTTGCAGATTGACCCAACGAGGGCTCGTTTTCCATGCTGCATTGTGTGGACTCCCCTCCCTGTTATTTCATGGCTACTCCCTTTCATTGGTCATGTCGGGGTAGGCCGTGAGGATGGAGTGATTGTGGATTTTGCAGGTCCTAACTTTGTGTCTGTAGATAACTTTGCATTCGGACCCGTGGCCCGTTATATGCAAATAACCAAAGAAAAG TGTTTCACCCCTCAGCATCCTTCGGGTGCATACAGAACCGAAGAAGAATACAGGTTAGTGGAATCAGGAAGAAGCCATTACAGTTGGGATGAAGCCTTGAAAAAGACCACACAAGAATACCAAAAGCAGACTTATAGCGTGTTAACTTGCAACTGTCACTCATTTCTGGCGAACCATCTTAACCGCCTGGAGTCACAGGCTAGTGGGTGGAACGTGGTGAATGTTGCAGCGTTGATTATGTTCAAAGGGAAGTGGGTGAACACGCCATCTATGGTTCGATCTTATTTGCCATTTATGGTCGTGTTGTTCATGGGTATTACATTTGGAGGTGCAAACTTTCTAACTTTTTTGGCTTTTGTTGTGTTCCTTCTCTTTGGATGGTATCTTTGTGGTACTTATTATTTCAAAAACATCATACAACTCTAG
- the LOC110878868 gene encoding protein RTE1-HOMOLOG isoform X2, with protein MDLDTEPKAMMIKHDHVPNSLQIDPTRARFPCCIVWTPLPVISWLLPFIGHVGVGREDGVIVDFAGPNFVSVDNFAFGPVARYMQITKEKHPSGAYRTEEEYRLVESGRSHYSWDEALKKTTQEYQKQTYSVLTCNCHSFLANHLNRLESQASGWNVVNVAALIMFKGKWVNTPSMVRSYLPFMVVLFMGITFGGANFLTFLAFVVFLLFGWYLCGTYYFKNIIQL; from the exons ATGGACTTGGACACAGAGCCTAAAGCTATGATGATTAAGCATGATCATGTTCCAAATAGCTTGCAGATTGACCCAACGAGGGCTCGTTTTCCATGCTGCATTGTGTGGACTCCCCTCCCTGTTATTTCATGGCTACTCCCTTTCATTGGTCATGTCGGGGTAGGCCGTGAGGATGGAGTGATTGTGGATTTTGCAGGTCCTAACTTTGTGTCTGTAGATAACTTTGCATTCGGACCCGTGGCCCGTTATATGCAAATAACCAAAGAAAAG CATCCTTCGGGTGCATACAGAACCGAAGAAGAATACAGGTTAGTGGAATCAGGAAGAAGCCATTACAGTTGGGATGAAGCCTTGAAAAAGACCACACAAGAATACCAAAAGCAGACTTATAGCGTGTTAACTTGCAACTGTCACTCATTTCTGGCGAACCATCTTAACCGCCTGGAGTCACAGGCTAGTGGGTGGAACGTGGTGAATGTTGCAGCGTTGATTATGTTCAAAGGGAAGTGGGTGAACACGCCATCTATGGTTCGATCTTATTTGCCATTTATGGTCGTGTTGTTCATGGGTATTACATTTGGAGGTGCAAACTTTCTAACTTTTTTGGCTTTTGTTGTGTTCCTTCTCTTTGGATGGTATCTTTGTGGTACTTATTATTTCAAAAACATCATACAACTCTAG
- the LOC110878866 gene encoding beta-galactosidase 3 has protein sequence METSSVSKWVLLFLLLLQMGVQKIQCTVTYDNKAIVINGQRRILISGSIHYPRSTPEMWEDLIMKAKEGGLDVIETYVFWNVHEPSPGNYNFEGRYDLVRFLKTVQKAGLYAHLRIGPYVCAEWNFGGFPVWLKYVPGISFRTDNEPFKRAMKGFTEKIVNMMKSEKLFESEGGPIILSQIENEYGSIGKALGGAGYNYMTWAAKMAVGLGTGVPWVMCKQEDAPDPIINTCNGFYCDAFSPNKPYKPTIWTEAWSGWFTEFGGPVHERPVQDLAFGVARFIQKGGSFFNYYMYHGGTNFGRSAGGPFITTSYDYDAPLDEYGLIRQPKYGHLKELHKAIKQCEPALVSADPTVTSLGNLQQAHVFSSESGHCAAFLANYNPNNAAKVMFNNMHYTLPPWSISILPDCTNVVFNTAKVGVQSTQMEMLPTNTDLFTWETYNEDLTTADDSSTFTVTGLLEQVNVTRDNSDYLWYSTNVEVSSSESFLRGGEHPKLLVQSTGHALHVFVNGELSGSAFGTRENRRITYKEKVNLRPGNNKISLLSVAMGLPNIGGHYETWETGVTGPVALYGLDQGKQDLSWAKWTYQVGLKGEAMDVISANHMSSVAWLQGSLIAQKQQPLTWHKASFNAPEGDEPLALDMSSMGKGQVWINGQSIGRYWTAYATGNCQGCHYAGTYRPPKCQLGCGQPTQRWYHVPRSWLKPTDNSLVLFEELGGDPTRISLVKRSTTTVCADMFEYHPNIKDWHIESYGKTQELHRPKVHLHCGPGLTISAIKFASFGTPLGTCGTFQQGTCHAPTSYDVIQKRCIGKETCVVTIANSNFGEDPCPNKLKRLTVEAVCAPSARG, from the exons ATGGAAACCAGCTCGGTTTCCAAATGGGTTTTGCTCTTCTTGCTCTTACttcaaatgggtgttcaaaagaTTCAGTGTACTGTCACATATGACAACAAGGCCATTGTTATTAATGGTCAAAGAAGAATCTTGATTTCTGGTTCTATACATTACCCCAGAAGTACCCCAGAG aTGTGGGAAGATTTGATTATGAAGGCTAAAGAAGGAGGGCTTGATGTGATTGAAACTTATGTGTTTTGGAATGTGCATGAGCCTTCTCCTGGCAAT TATAATTTTGAAGGGAGATATGATTTGGTGAGATTCTTGAAGACGGTGCAAAAAGCAGGGCTTTATGCTCATCTCCGTATTGGACCTTATGTTTGTGCTGAATGGAATTTTGG AGGATTCCCAGTTTGGCTGAAATATGTTCCTGGAATTAGCTTCAGAACTGATAATGAGCCATTTAAG AGGGCTATGAAGGGTTTCACTGAGAAAATTGTGAACATGATGAAGAGTGAAAAACTGTTCGAGTCAGAAGGAGGTCCGATAATCCTATCTCAG ATTGAAAATGAGTATGGGTCTATTGGGAAAGCACTTGGAGGTGCTGGATATAACTACATGACTTGGGCTGCAAAGATGGCCGTCGGATTGGGGACAGGTGTCCCATGGGTCATGTGCAAGCAAGAAGATGCCCCTGATCCTATT ATAAACACATGCAATGGTTTCTATTGTGACGCTTTCTCCCCGAACAAGCCATACAAACCAACCATTTGGACCGAGGCTTGGAGTGGCTGGTTCACGGAATTCGGTGGCCCAGTCCATGAGAGGCCCGTTCAAGATTTGGCATTTGGCGTTGCGCGGTTCATACAAAAGGGTGGATCATTTTTCAACTACTATATG TACCACGGAGGAACGAATTTCGGTCGCTCTGCTGGAGGCCCGTTCATCACTACCAGTTATGACTATGATGCTCCACTTGATGAATACG GTTTGATCAGACAACCAAAATACGGGCATTTGAAGGAGCTTCACAAAGCTATCAAGCAATGTGAACCCGCTTTAGTTTCCGCAGATCCTACAGTCACTTCTTTGGGAAACCTTCAACAG GCCCATGTATTTTCTTCCGAATCCGGACACTGTGCGGCTTTTCTAGCTAATTACAACCCAAATAACGCTGCCAAAGTGATGTTCAACAACATGCACTATACATTACCACCATGGTCCATCAGCATCCTTCCCGATTGCACTAACGTCGTCTTCAACACCGCAAAG GTTGGGGTTCAATCGACACAAATGGAAATGTTGCCGACGAATACCGATTTGTTTACATGGGAAACGTACAATGAAGATCTGACCACCGCTGATGACAGCTCGACTTTCACTGTGACGGGTCTACTAGAGCAGGTTAATGTCACCAGAGATAATAGCGATTACCTTTGGTATTCTACAAA tgttgAAGTAAGTTCTTCTGAATCGTTTTTGAGAGGCGGGGAGCATCCTAAATTGTTGGTCCAGTCAACGGGTCATGCTCTTCATGTGTTTGTTAATGGAGAACTTTCAG GTTCGGCTTTTGGAACACGTGAAAACAGGAGAATTACTTACAAAGAAAAAGTCAATCTCCGTCCCGGGAACAATAAGATATCACTGCTTAGTGTTGCCATGGGATTACCG AATATCGGAGGACATTATGAAACATGGGAAACCGGAGTTACGGGTCCAGTGGCTTTGTACGGTCTTGATCAGGGGAAGCAAGATTTGTCATGGGCTAAATGGACCTACCAGGTTGGCTTGAAGGGTGAGGCCATGGACGTTATCTCTGCGAACCATATGTCATCGGTTGCATGGCTGCAGGGTTCTCTTATCGCTCAGAAACAACAGCCGCTAACATGGCACAAG GCTTCTTTTAACGCACCAGAGGGAGACGAGCCGTTGGCTCTAGACATGAGCAGTATGGGCAAAGGTCAAGTATGGATCAACGGTCAAAGCATAGGAAGATACTGGACCGCGTACGCCACCGGTAACTGCCAAGGGTGCCATTATGCCGGTACTTACCGCCCTCCCAAATGTCAGCTCGGATGCGGTCAACCAACCCAGCGATG GTACCACGTGCCTCGATCGTGGTTAAAGCCGACAGACAATTCACTGGTGCTATTTGAAGAACTCGGTGGAGACCCGACCCGTATTTCACTAGTCAAACGGTCAACAACAACCGTATGTGCGGATATGTTTGAATATCATCCAAACATCAAGGACTGGCATATTGAAAGCTATGGTAAAACACAAGAGCTCCATAGACCGAAGGTGCATTTACACTGCGGTCCAGGTCTAACCATTTCCGCTATTAAATTCGCGAGCTTTGGAACCCCGCTGGGAACATGTGGCACATTCCAACAAGGAACTTGTCATGCTCCGACATCCTACGATGTCATTCAAAAG AGGTGTATTGGGAAAGAAACGTGTGTGGTGACCATAGCAAACAGCAACTTTGGTGAAGACCCGTGCCCCAACAAACTGAAGCGGTTGACAGTTGAAGCCGTGTGCGCTCCAAGTGCAAGAGGTTGA